The genomic region CATAGTGTTTTGTGAGTATGAAAGGGAGTGCACCTTCTCAGTGTGCAGTGTGGTAAGCTCTCTAGTATGGCACAGGAAAAGTGTCTTTAACTTTGGGCATGTGAAACAGTTGAGTTAAGCTTTCAAAGTAGTATAGAGCATATGGATTTGTTTATTACCAAGCCAGCTAGATTTTCACAGTTTGGAAGAACATGGTTGTAATACaattgaaatatgttttttaaatgtattgtcTAGTGTCTTATTACAGTAGCTATAAACAATCAGTAGAGGAACTTCATGGACAGCTTCTGAAAAATGCAGTCCTTTTTGCAGATGGTCAAAGAATCATGAACTGCTCCTGGCAGCAGTCTTCACTGAAAATAGAGACAGTAAGCAAGAGTTGGAGTGGAACAAGCTTTTGACTTCGGTACTGCAAGCCTTACCTGGGTGTTGGGAGCTCCAGCCCCAGATGCCAGGGGAGAGGGCAGTGCAGTGTTCAGCTTGTTCCTTTATTTCCACCTGTAACTAGTTGGGCTGCCGAGCTTGCGCTGGGCTGGACCTGCAGGCCTGCAGTGATGCCAGAAATCTTTCTGGTAGTGACAGTGGATGAACCAAGTGCCCTCACCTCATCTGGCCTAGTAACAACTGCTTTGCGGTGGCCACATCTGCTGCCCTTCCCTTGCTTTAAAATGCGACAACAGCACATGGCTCCCAtgtcttcagaaagcattttaatgCTAAATTAAGTGATATCTCACAGGAGACTTAGACGGGGAAAACACATCCTGAAAATAGAGTAGCCTTAGTTTTGAGTTATGCAAATAACATTACATACATAAATGCCAAACCAGAGTGGTCTGTATTACGGTAAGCAGTGGTGAATGGCAAAGGCACTGCCTTAGGTGCTCAGGTCCGTCAGTGTGCAGTGTATTTACACGCTGTTTATGGtttcttcattttgcagatgaatgTTTAAAGAATTTCATATGCAATGCTATTCAGTTTAAGCTTAGAAAGTGGTGAGCTTTTGAGTAATTTTGTTCCTGTACCAATTATTCTTTCAAGTATTATACCTATTAATGCATTTCATCTGTACGTTGACCAACTGATGTCCTGATCAAGAGAGGAGGGTAAAAAACGGAACTTTCTACTTTGAGTGTTGACGTAAGTTTGTGTGTGGCCTGTAGCAATCCGATATATCCTCATAGACTTAGATCTGTtacttctgctttctctgcttgCCCTTTCTGATTTGACTGATCCCTCCATTCTTTCAGGATATGCTGTTAATTGTTGTAAATTTGCTTTATGCAAGGGTTTTGTCGGTTATGCACAGACTTCTGCTTCAAATATTTCTCTGTTAATGTTCTTGAGTAATCAAATAGGGTTgcgttttttttttaagaaacatttaataCTGTAGAGGTTTTAATTGGGGTTTAATAGTTTTTTCACTGGCTCAGATCAGTATCAGAGTTCTGATATTAACTAATAGGGGACTGACTATAAATGTGACTTCTGTAAAAGTGATAACGCAGTTAAAACTTGCAAACCTGTAACTTCCTCTGAGCCTTGCAAATACGGGTGCTGGGGATCCAGTTGCAAATGCCTGAGCGTAATCCTATGATTTAAAACCAAATAGCAACGTCTTTCaaaattgattttgaaatcaATGCCCATGGTAAGCATGGGCTTTGATTACATTTCTTGAGTCTGTAGGAAACCTTCCCCTCTTTGTAGGTGGCGTACACCTGACTTGACTAGGAAACTGGTTGGATCTGTAGGAAAGAGAACGAGACGCTTGCATAGTGACACCAGCATCTAACTGGAGAAACTTGGAACTGCTGAAGCATGAGGTGGCGGCGGATAGTGTAAAGATGCTGTAGAAATGTGATGTGGTTGGAAAAAATGCacaattaaagacaaaaataaaggaaggtgaaggaggTTACTACTGGGAGTGTTTGTCCTACCTGTTTTGGGGCCACTGAAGTAAAGCAGTCATGGCAGGGTTGTGCTGGTGTTAGATGAAGTCAGGTTTGGAGCAGTTCCGTTTCCCCTGCTCTGTTGCTGGTACCCTGACTAACACACCAGCTCCTTGAGCTATGGGCTGATCTAACACGCTTCCCACACCTGCGCAGCCAAGTGAGGTGAATATGCGTGCTGCTAGATGCCAGGAGGGTGCTGATGTCGAAATTCTCCCTCTCCCTTGCCACCTCCTGTCTTCTGGGCGGTGCTGCAGGAGGTGAGGCAGGGGTGGGCCGGTGGTGGTTGCTGAGGAGTGGCTGCTGTGGCCTGCCCACAGGTAAGTGATTCAGCAGCCAGTGCACACCACCCAGGTGCCCTAGAGAGGAGTTTTGGGACCCAAGACACCACCAGGTCCCAGAAACATGACCTGGAGAACTACCTCCAAAAGCTCTGCCAGgacctgcctcctgccctccagccaaCCCCACGTCACTTTCCTAGGCCTCGCAGGGCCCCCGAGTCCTGCATGCCTGGTGGGAATGTGGGTCGCTGAGGGCTGCAGAAGTGAAGGCGTATTACTGGAACCATCATCTGCCCTCCCAGACACCTCTCCTCCTGTAATGTTTCAGTTCTGCACAGCCACAGAAGGCTGTGGGGGCCCAGGCTCCCCTAAGAAGTCTCCAGAGTCTTCACTGGGATCTGCCCGATTTACAATGGCAGATCATGCCTAGAGCACGTTCCTTCACTTCAGCCATTTCCTCAAGCATTCTACAACAGCTCTAAGAACTGAAGATTTGAAATTTGAACTTCCAAAGTAAATCACTGAAAGCGACCATCATTCTGGCGCACTTCGAGATACCTGCCTTGGAATGCtacttccccccccttcccccaagAATACGTATTTGTCAGAAAATTGTAAATGGTAAGGGTGAAGTTGTATTGTAAGCTGTCACCTTGGTTTTTGGTCCAAAACGTAGAAAAAAAGCAGTAGAGGATACACTTAAGGATTCTCCCCTATGAAACATGGTAGAGATATGTCAGAACCTCCCCAGGAGCACATGGCTTCCCTTTTGAGAAAGAATTCTCCTTTCCCAACCAGAATTCTCCTTTAATGGAGTTGAACCTCCCAATCCAAGCAGAAAGGGAACCCGCCTCGTGACAGTCTCCAACTGCCGGAGGAGGTGCTTTATCAGCTAGTTGCCCTCTGcctgcccatgacagtaactggaaACCAAACAGTTCAGACAAAACACGGTGCCTTCCTCCTCTAAGGGAAGCAGGCAAGTAGTGGGAAATTCACCTTCATTTCATCAGCGTATGAAGTCTTTTGGCCTATAAAGTACCACTGaactgttaaaaatgttaaattctaTCCTACGATGTAGCTTGAAAGCCAAAGCTTACTGTTCTGAACAGCTTCTTCCAACTGAGGAGCATCATTCTTTATAGAATTCAGCAACAGCTTGTTCATAATTAGCTTTTATTTGACTTTAATACAAAATACcattaaaaagataataaaaaaaaaagattaacactACATCTTCTCATAAGTTAATTCATGGCCACATACAGTACAGGTCTTTTTATATGTATCTTCATCAATGTTTTCTTCGGGTCCATACTCATGTTCATGGATACTAGCTTCTTTCTTCCACAAACTACTCCTCACGGCACGACGGAGTTCTGATGAGAAATGTaagaaatttttaagattttaataaatCTTAAATAATGGTTAATAAAACTCAAGCTAACCACCTTTCTGAGGACTACACATGACGATCTGCTTGTTGCCCGTCTTCCACAAATTTTGGGTGAGAATCTGCTATTGCAAGAACAAGCTCTGACTTGCCTTGCAATCTTCACCTCGTTTGCGTATTTTAGAGGATAAGAACTACAGTGAGACAAGATCTCACAGGAGATTTTCCATCTGGACTATGTACGTGTTGCCCACTGCCTTTTTACACGAAGCCATTCAAAGGTGTCTAAAAGGGGTAGGTGGAATGCAGAGGGAAAGTTTTTATAAAACACCCCATTGTTTTACATGACCGAGAAAGAGTACTTTTCATTCAGGTCACAGTAAGCCTCCCAAATGAGCTGGCATTCTCTCAGCTTTATGCCCAATAACGTGAGTTGCCTCTGCAGCAGCCGCAGTGAAGTCAGCGGGTTTTCAAGAAAGCACAGGCTGGCAGTTGAGCCCCAAGATATTATCCGGACGTTGCAAGGGGGTGGCAAGCATGCCTAACAGCAAAATGTAGCCCTGTTTTGAGCCAAGCCATTCAGGCTGCAAACTTGGTCACGTTAAGGCCTGTACTTGCACTGAACTCTGACATCTTGACTACAGTTTGCTGCCAGTCCTTCTGTGCACTGAACACCAACGGTCAAGACAGGGGTTATTTGCTCAGTCTCACGTTCTGCCTCCTCCAGACAATACCAATACAACCAGCTTACGCTTTCTGCCTCTGTCAATGCCGACCCAAAGTGAAGCATGGATGCTATGGCAGCACAGATGTCACGGTACGCCACAGCTcttgcaaagaaacaaacatgcagtcttttttaaaattactagcATGTCTGTGCTGAAAGTATTTTCCATAAGTTCTACCCATTGAATACTCCTCTAAATACTTATCAGGAAAAAACAAGGATAATGAGCAGTAAAAACAGCAGGTAGGAATGCTGTGAACAGTGGGAAAAGGCATTTTCTACCTTCATTTACAGTTACTCCACCTGAAGGCAGATGTATGACAGAATCGTAACCCACTGCCACAAAAATCCATGCTCTCCACAAGTCAGAAGTAACAGGAACAATCTATTCAACTATGGCACACTCCGGGCCATACCAAAAAGTTTAAAACGCCATAATGAACCGTCGTAATTGATTTCTGTCACTTTAATCATGTCCATTGGACAACAgggtaattcaggttggaagggacctcagaccTCCGGTCCAACCCTCCGCCCAAAATAgtcagctatgaggtcagaccagACTGCTCCGGGCTTACCCACACAGCTCTTGAAAACCTCCATTTTGTCACACCGAGGATTTTCTAAACACTTTAATCAGATGCAGAAACAAATTCAGACAGAACTGTACGTTACTTCAGGTACTGCGGTATGTAAGTTTAACCCTTTACCTTTAACCTTCTTATCAAACTTCTTCTGTTTCATCTTCTCTCTGCTGTCACGGCGGAGTTCCTTTGCTTCTTGCAATGATTCTTCACTACCCCAGACTTCAAGAGAACGCTCGATTACCTACAGGATGGAcataaatgtgtttctttttcccctaaaatgataaaaataaactattctaactcatttaattttttccctacCCATACACAAGTCAACCCAATCTTGCCTCTACCTCACACCTGTCTCTTTGCTCTTGACCAGCAAACATTCCTTTCACAGTAAGAAGCAACATTGATTTTTAGTATCAGCTAGATGTAACTTACTCAGTAAAGTAAAATCCAGCTCTAATTTTGTGCATATTCCACTAAAGCAGCAAGATTCCCATAAAAGTAGCAAACAAGAAGTGACAAGAGCCCCGGAAAATCTACTTGcctttcctgctgcctctgaGGGCAGAGCTGTGAACACAAGGCCAGTGACAAAGGGCCACACACAACAGCAACTGCCCCATGCGTTTCAGAGTAGCACTGAAAGGCCATGCACTTCACGACTTGCAATTGTGCAAACCACTGAGGTTGTGGTCCACGAACATCTTTAAAATGCTCTCAAGCACAGACGTTTTCATGAATTTGGACCACAgctctttaaagaaaatttacaCAAGCTATGCGTAATATACTTCACTTTGACAAAATCATTCAGGAATCAGAACCGAAGTGACACCATTTTGGCTACCAAAGTTGTACAAGAGTAAAAAGAGGTCTGAAATACGCTAACAGTTTCTATACCTgtagttttaaataaagtttcaTGTCACCCCACCGTGAATTATGAGGGTTTTTCTTCACAATGAATCTGAGAACTGGTTCCCTCTTGTCTAAGTCACAGTCTTTAAGAAGATACTCTTCTTTTGCTTCTGTCCTTGTTATAAGCTTATGTTTATCTTCAGCATCTCTGGAAGATGTAAAATAATGATGAGAAAGCTGCACCCCAAAACCACGTCTAACCACATCTAAGTCCCCATCACCTCTAACATTCCTGAAATACAGGCAGCCCTTATCCTCTCAGTTTTTATGTATGCAAGTAACTTTGGATTCCAACAATCTAGCTAAACTCCAGGATTGGCTTAcagaaattaagtttaaaaattcTCCCATTTGAGCAAACATAG from Aptenodytes patagonicus chromosome Z, bAptPat1.pri.cur, whole genome shotgun sequence harbors:
- the XPA gene encoding DNA repair protein complementing XP-A cells, which encodes MAGAAPAPAEEEQEEASAAAGERPPLSAAALAKIERNRQRALALRQARLAARPYPAAGGVRARAPPKVVDTGGGFFLEEEEEEEPGAAENIVHPPAPVLEFDYLICGDCGKEFMDSYLMQHFDWATCDNCRDAEDKHKLITRTEAKEEYLLKDCDLDKREPVLRFIVKKNPHNSRWGDMKLYLKLQVIERSLEVWGSEESLQEAKELRRDSREKMKQKKFDKKVKELRRAVRSSLWKKEASIHEHEYGPEENIDEDTYKKTCTVCGHELTYEKM